The Bdellovibrio sp. ZAP7 DNA segment ATCAGCACTCCGAATACTCGCAAATTCAAAGAAGCGACTGACGATGGTGTGGATCAAAAGCAGTTCAAGCCTCGCCCGACAAAAAAGAAGAAAAAGAAATCTGATGTGAACCTGCAGCAGCAGTTGGATAAAACTGAATTTGAAGTAGAGCTAAAACGCGGCGGTCACTAAAGCCTGAGCGTCGCTTAAAGAAATACCTTCGACATCGACAGTTTTCTGCCTGCCGGTGTCGCCTTTAACCAAAGTTATATTGCGCTTTGGAACCTTAAAAAATTTAGCCAGATATTCGATCAGTTCGGCATTCGCTTCACCGTCAACCGGTGGGGCGGAGATCTTAATTTTTAGCATGCCGTTGTGGGGACCCACGATTTGATTCTTGGAAGACTTGGGCTGAATAAAAAGGTGGAGCCGAACTCCACCTTTGATTTCTTCAATCACGGACTTTATTTACTCTGCAGATAGCGGAGAAATATTTGTCGAGCGTGTGTTGCCAGTCGCAGGACTTGTGCCATTTGGGTTATTTACAAAGTTTTGATTTTGCAAATGCATTTGTGGCATATACTTTTCGCCTTGTTCAAGCAATGAAAGATGAGCTTGCGCCAACGCTTTCAAATTTGCTTCAAACTGCATGCGAGCACGTTTAAGCTCATTCACTTCTTGATACATGCGTTTCAAAGAATCGCGGGAATCACGAGTGATGATCTCGGCTTTTTGGTTGGCATCGGCAGTGATAAGCTTAGCCTCGCGTTCAGCATCCTGACGAAGGCGGTCTGCCATCTGAGTTGCTGTAGCGATTGTTTCTTTCAAAACTTGATCGCGCTCTTTATATTCCATCAAGGAAAGTTCTTTTTCGCGAAGAGCTTCTTTCAGAGAGTTTCTATCTTGAATCAAAGCTTCCATTTGTGCGGCGACCTGTTGGAGGAAATCCATAACCTCATCAGTGTCGAGACCCATCATTCTTTTACCAAATGATTTGTGAGCTATATCAATGGGTGTGATTTTCATGTCTGTTCCTCCTTGAACACTATGAAATAAGGATAAAAGTCTATTCAGGCACCCGGCAAGGTTATTTGATTTCCCGGGCCATTTCTTTGTTTCTCATCGCGGCCTTTTCGAAGCTGATTCGAAGGGCGCGCTCGATTTCAAGCTCTCTCATGGACTGAAGTCCAGCTGCAGTGACACCTTTTTTGGATGTAACGCGGGCTTGGAGGTCTTCCACATTTTCCCGAGCTTGAGCTGCCAACAAAGAAGCTCCTACAAATGTCTCAATGGTCATGACTCGGGCTTCCTCGATCGAAAACCCGTGTTCTTCGATCCAATCCTGCCAGTACATCATCATTTCAAAGACAAATCCCGTTCCGCTGGAGCAAGAAATCATCAAAGCTTCGAACTGATCTTCATCAGTTACTTTGATCACTCGGCCCAGGGGTTCGAACAGATCTTCAACTGTGCTTTCTAAAGCATCATCCTCGTCTTCATTTAATAGGTATCCTATAACTCCGCGACCGATAACGGAGGGAGTGTTGGGCATGACGCGAGCGATGCGAGCTCCATTTAAGAAGCGTTCAAGCATTTGCATGCGCACACCGGCGGCAACGCTGATAACAATTTTGTTTTCATCAAAAGCTCTTCCAACGGGTTCTAAAGCAGTTAGAAGATCCTGAGGCTTTACTGCCAGGATAATGATGTCACAAATATCAATTAGGTCTTCGTTGTTCGGAAGAGAATTGATTTTATACTGTTCAACCAGTTTTACCAATTTTCCTTCTGATCTGTTGGTAGCGTAAATGTGATTAGCAGGAATACCGCCTTCGATAAGGCCTTTGATCATGGCTTGAGCCATGTTACCTGCACCCAGAAATCCGATTTTTTGAGCTTTGAGCAGTGGGTTCATAGATTCATCCTACCTTCAGCTTTGGTATTCGCCAAACGAAATCATCCACTATGTCAGACTCCGCCGAGCCTAATTTCGGTTAATTTCTTGCTCCAAATAGAATTGTACCTAAGCGAACCAATGTGGCGCCCTCTTGGAGGGCAACCCTAAAATCATTGCTGGTTCCCATGGAGAGCGTTTTAAGAGGGTGTCGCGTTAAATCCGTATTTTTAGCAAGCGATTGTTGAAGTTCACGCAGTTCCCGGAAGTAATGGCGAACCTCTTCACCCGTTTCTGTCAGGGGAGGCATGGTCATTAAGCCGTCGATGGTTAAATGGGCAAGGCTTGTGACCTCTTGCCAGTTGGCGATCAGGGAGTCTTTATCAAAACCACCCTTGCTTTCTTCGTGGGCAAGGTTCACCTGAATCAATATCTTTTGACTGACCTTTTTGCTTTCGCATTGGCGGCTTAGAGTTTGTGCAAGTTCCAAAGAATCCACGGAATGAATGAGGGTGAATTGACCCACCACGAACTTTGCTTTGTTCTTTTGAAGGTGGCCGATCAGATGCCATTCGATATCGCTTAAGTCTTTCAGTTGCTCTTGCTTATCTAAAGCTTCCTGAACGTAGTTTTCGCCAAACTTGCGCTGACCTTGTT contains these protein-coding regions:
- a CDS encoding pyrroline-5-carboxylate reductase; protein product: MNPLLKAQKIGFLGAGNMAQAMIKGLIEGGIPANHIYATNRSEGKLVKLVEQYKINSLPNNEDLIDICDIIILAVKPQDLLTALEPVGRAFDENKIVISVAAGVRMQMLERFLNGARIARVMPNTPSVIGRGVIGYLLNEDEDDALESTVEDLFEPLGRVIKVTDEDQFEALMISCSSGTGFVFEMMMYWQDWIEEHGFSIEEARVMTIETFVGASLLAAQARENVEDLQARVTSKKGVTAAGLQSMRELEIERALRISFEKAAMRNKEMAREIK
- a CDS encoding DUF167 family protein, with translation MIEEIKGGVRLHLFIQPKSSKNQIVGPHNGMLKIKISAPPVDGEANAELIEYLAKFFKVPKRNITLVKGDTGRQKTVDVEGISLSDAQALVTAAF
- a CDS encoding DivIVA domain-containing protein gives rise to the protein MKITPIDIAHKSFGKRMMGLDTDEVMDFLQQVAAQMEALIQDRNSLKEALREKELSLMEYKERDQVLKETIATATQMADRLRQDAEREAKLITADANQKAEIITRDSRDSLKRMYQEVNELKRARMQFEANLKALAQAHLSLLEQGEKYMPQMHLQNQNFVNNPNGTSPATGNTRSTNISPLSAE
- a CDS encoding YggS family pyridoxal phosphate-dependent enzyme, which produces MSFQEIRTEIGADKILAVSKLQPVVKIRDLYQQGQRKFGENYVQEALDKQEQLKDLSDIEWHLIGHLQKNKAKFVVGQFTLIHSVDSLELAQTLSRQCESKKVSQKILIQVNLAHEESKGGFDKDSLIANWQEVTSLAHLTIDGLMTMPPLTETGEEVRHYFRELRELQQSLAKNTDLTRHPLKTLSMGTSNDFRVALQEGATLVRLGTILFGARN